From Microbacterium sp. YJN-G, a single genomic window includes:
- a CDS encoding low molecular weight phosphatase family protein: protein MTDPDATGRPRLRRSALRHLRDSLVKTESRFSAAVTPPQASPDQSAAPDPAEQGGTVLTVCTGNICRSPMGEMLLRSALADLGIRVHSAGTHALVDESMTDPALQLAIVHGADAEQARAHRARLLSPPLLAETDLVLTMTREHRSHVVQLVPALLHRTFTVREFARLVEPLTDDDVRRGVADAGPDAGLRLQALARLAGAQRGMVHAQPDEHDVIDPYRRSQQTYELCASQLVPAVAEVSRVIRAALS from the coding sequence ATGACCGACCCCGACGCCACCGGTCGGCCGCGTCTGCGGCGGTCCGCCCTGCGCCACCTGCGCGACTCGCTGGTGAAGACGGAGAGCCGATTCTCGGCCGCGGTGACGCCACCACAGGCCAGCCCGGATCAGAGTGCGGCGCCCGACCCCGCCGAGCAGGGCGGCACCGTGCTCACCGTCTGCACGGGAAACATCTGCCGGTCGCCGATGGGCGAGATGCTGCTGCGCAGCGCTCTCGCCGATCTCGGCATCCGGGTGCACAGCGCGGGTACGCACGCGCTCGTCGACGAGTCGATGACCGACCCCGCGCTGCAGCTCGCCATCGTGCACGGAGCGGATGCCGAGCAGGCTCGTGCGCACCGCGCACGGCTGCTCAGCCCGCCGCTGCTCGCCGAGACCGACCTTGTCCTGACGATGACACGCGAACACCGTTCGCATGTCGTGCAGCTGGTGCCGGCACTGCTGCATCGCACGTTCACAGTGCGTGAGTTCGCACGGCTGGTCGAACCCCTCACCGACGACGACGTGCGCCGCGGCGTCGCCGACGCCGGACCGGATGCCGGCCTGCGGCTGCAGGCCCTCGCCCGCCTGGCCGGGGCCCAGCGCGGAATGGTGCACGCGCAGCCGGACGAACACGACGTCATCGACCCGTATCGCCGCTCTCAGCAGACCTACGAACTGTGCGCCTCGCAGCTGGTCCCGGCCGTTGCCGAGGTCAGTCGCGTCATCCGCGCTGCGCTGAGCTGA
- a CDS encoding LCP family protein: MRDDRAVTASDPVLDAPRGARPRRQHRWVWVTALTIVGLLLGVAVAAFAYLATLASSYDQAETMPTNEVFPTTRPPATNPKAVNILLLGSDSRSGLGGSVSDIRGQRADTMLLVHIPADRSGVQIISFMRDNWVEIPGHGEAKLNAALAYGGTPLLVQTLESIVDVRIDHVAITDFEGFKGLSTALDGVTVNNEVAFSKGGHRYEQGPIELQGDAALGYVRERYSFPDGDYQRVRNQQAFIKGMLDKLVSRETLTDPARIAASVDALAPYLAVDEGLDAGTVAALGLSLRDVDKSEILFLTSPTHGTGTVGSQSIVRPDWDGLAALSQALKDDKVPEYAATHTGQ, encoded by the coding sequence ATGAGAGATGATCGCGCGGTGACAGCATCCGACCCCGTCCTCGACGCCCCTCGTGGCGCCCGCCCGCGTCGCCAGCACCGCTGGGTGTGGGTGACGGCCCTGACGATCGTCGGGCTGCTGCTCGGTGTCGCGGTCGCGGCGTTCGCCTACCTCGCGACCCTCGCCTCGTCATACGACCAGGCCGAGACGATGCCCACGAACGAGGTCTTCCCAACGACGCGTCCTCCGGCGACGAACCCCAAAGCGGTGAACATCCTGCTGCTCGGGTCGGATTCTCGCAGCGGCCTCGGCGGCTCCGTGTCGGACATCCGCGGCCAGCGCGCGGACACCATGCTGCTCGTGCACATCCCCGCCGATCGCTCGGGCGTGCAGATCATCTCGTTCATGCGCGACAACTGGGTCGAGATACCGGGCCACGGCGAGGCCAAGCTCAACGCCGCCCTCGCGTACGGTGGCACTCCCCTGCTGGTGCAGACCCTCGAGAGCATCGTCGACGTGCGGATCGACCATGTCGCCATCACCGACTTCGAGGGCTTCAAGGGCCTGAGCACGGCACTCGACGGCGTCACCGTGAACAACGAGGTCGCGTTCTCGAAGGGCGGGCACCGGTACGAGCAGGGACCGATCGAGCTGCAGGGTGACGCCGCACTCGGATACGTGCGCGAGCGCTACTCGTTTCCCGACGGCGACTACCAGCGGGTACGCAATCAGCAGGCATTCATCAAAGGCATGCTCGACAAGCTCGTGAGCCGCGAGACGCTGACCGACCCGGCCCGCATCGCGGCATCCGTCGATGCGCTGGCACCGTACCTCGCCGTGGACGAGGGACTCGACGCCGGCACCGTCGCGGCACTGGGCCTGTCGCTGCGCGACGTCGACAAGAGCGAGATCCTCTTCCTCACCTCACCGACGCACGGCACGGGCACAGTCGGCAGCCAGTCGATCGTCCGCCCGGACTGGGACGGACTGGCCGCGCTCTCACAGGCGCTCAAGGACGACAAGGTGCCCGAGTACGCGGCGACGCACACCGGGCAGTGA
- a CDS encoding VanZ family protein, giving the protein MTDEITRLLDAAPTALPKRPAKSQARLGITLTLLLIYVGVVVAMTMSPTPLDRGYESSIAKVLDVLHRNGVPEWFGYSKLEFTANIAMFVPLGFLVGLALPQVIAWLGIFLLPAFSGLIEFTQSSLLAERFATFEDVIANSVGGWIGLLTAFAVRAMVHSRDQRVIARAVWDARNGQYR; this is encoded by the coding sequence GTGACCGACGAGATCACGCGGCTGCTCGATGCCGCGCCTACGGCGTTGCCTAAGCGACCCGCGAAGAGCCAGGCGCGCTTGGGCATCACGCTGACCTTGCTGCTCATCTATGTGGGCGTCGTCGTCGCAATGACGATGTCGCCGACGCCACTCGACCGCGGCTACGAGAGTTCGATCGCGAAGGTGCTGGACGTCCTGCACCGCAACGGTGTTCCCGAATGGTTCGGCTACTCGAAGCTCGAGTTCACGGCGAACATCGCTATGTTCGTACCCCTCGGCTTTCTGGTCGGACTCGCCCTGCCCCAGGTGATCGCCTGGCTCGGCATCTTCCTGTTGCCGGCGTTCTCCGGCCTCATCGAGTTCACGCAGTCGTCGCTGCTGGCCGAGCGGTTCGCGACATTCGAGGACGTCATCGCGAACAGCGTCGGTGGGTGGATCGGATTGCTTACGGCCTTCGCCGTTCGGGCGATGGTGCATTCACGAGACCAGAGAGTGATCGCGAGGGCGGTCTGGGACGCGAGGAACGGACAGTACAGATAG
- a CDS encoding glycoside hydrolase family 99-like domain-containing protein, which translates to MPRTIAFYLPQFHAIPENDEWWGDGFTEWVNVRRARPQYEAHVHPRVAGALGEYDLTDATVYERQTLLAREAGVDGFCMYFYWFNGKRLLEAPVEAWRQDSSLLPYCLSWANESWTRRWDGKSRSVLIAQSYDEAFEERLFEDLLPHFRAPHYIKHDGKPVLLVHRAQIVPSSRDFAARLNEFATAAGFPGVHLVASETTPGLVPESLGFDAVAEFPPVGANTLRSAQIAPVRGVRRGFRGRLMSYPRMARRFEERRPAAYVRYPGVTPGWDNTARRQESATIYLGSSPARYAAWLASARRREESARGANGFVFINAWNEWAEGAYLEPDAEHDHEYVRATSDPEHYTPRPGTPRPRFGRFWALGHLQSLALITIGTVLATGRQIVNRLRSRTRV; encoded by the coding sequence ATGCCACGAACGATCGCCTTTTATCTGCCTCAGTTCCATGCGATACCGGAGAACGATGAGTGGTGGGGTGACGGTTTCACGGAGTGGGTGAATGTTCGTCGGGCTCGCCCGCAGTATGAGGCTCACGTGCATCCTCGAGTCGCAGGCGCACTCGGCGAATATGACCTAACGGACGCTACTGTCTACGAGCGGCAAACCTTGCTCGCCAGGGAGGCGGGAGTCGATGGCTTCTGCATGTACTTCTACTGGTTCAACGGCAAGCGCCTTCTTGAAGCGCCTGTCGAGGCATGGCGGCAGGACTCGTCGTTGCTCCCGTACTGCCTGAGTTGGGCGAACGAAAGCTGGACCCGACGATGGGATGGGAAATCCCGGAGTGTCCTCATCGCTCAAAGCTATGACGAGGCGTTCGAAGAGCGTCTGTTTGAAGACTTGCTACCCCATTTCCGCGCTCCTCACTACATCAAGCACGACGGCAAGCCTGTCCTCCTCGTACACCGAGCTCAGATCGTGCCGTCGAGTCGAGATTTCGCCGCCCGGTTGAACGAATTTGCGACTGCAGCAGGGTTTCCGGGCGTGCACCTGGTGGCATCGGAGACGACCCCCGGGCTGGTGCCGGAGTCACTTGGGTTCGACGCGGTGGCAGAGTTCCCGCCCGTCGGAGCCAACACGTTACGCTCGGCTCAGATAGCACCTGTCCGTGGTGTTCGCAGAGGGTTCCGCGGGAGGCTGATGTCCTATCCGCGAATGGCTCGGCGATTCGAGGAGAGACGGCCTGCGGCATATGTGCGATATCCAGGGGTCACACCCGGTTGGGACAACACTGCACGTAGGCAAGAATCGGCAACCATCTATCTGGGTTCGTCGCCGGCCCGCTACGCAGCGTGGCTCGCGAGCGCCCGACGTCGAGAGGAATCGGCCCGGGGCGCGAACGGCTTCGTGTTCATCAATGCTTGGAATGAATGGGCCGAGGGCGCGTACCTCGAACCCGATGCTGAACACGATCACGAGTACGTCCGAGCCACTTCCGACCCCGAGCATTACACGCCACGACCGGGCACACCGCGACCGCGGTTTGGTCGCTTCTGGGCACTTGGGCACCTTCAATCCCTCGCGCTGATCACCATTGGGACTGTCCTGGCAACGGGCAGACAAATAGTCAACCGATTGAGATCACGCACAAGGGTATAG
- a CDS encoding polysaccharide pyruvyl transferase family protein yields MTDPVNIVIVNQHTNNYGDDAAGIALVERCFSELSAGRVDVFYIWDRGQGGLPINDDRVHHHFVPVLSGKDDQRANLFKAALWQLIQSRHAHDQLRPLVAAARAADFVLVSPAGSNIGIYKDWMYLFVLLAMVRCGVRPIFFQNTVGQSNSKIFDRVAKYVLARSELFVREQSSKEWLARQHLHSYLGVDTALLLDPVANAVTRDVIAVVPTALGNWHRDFRGADERGLWRDVVANSVAKAAVSEGLRVRVVPHLYGPQAEPEQLQQLADALAGQGCVVEIAPVASLSDYVAELAKSHIVVSMRYHGLILAALNGVPCVSLAYENKMLEAARYLDQQQLSISVKDLSVERLDSLLDLALRSRDAVAQRTADAVQAVRTVALGPLLSMQAHLRRRSGR; encoded by the coding sequence ATGACCGATCCAGTGAATATCGTGATCGTTAATCAGCACACCAACAACTATGGCGACGATGCGGCTGGTATCGCGCTTGTCGAGCGGTGTTTCTCGGAACTGTCGGCTGGCCGTGTTGATGTTTTCTATATCTGGGACCGCGGGCAGGGTGGTTTGCCGATCAACGACGATCGAGTCCACCACCATTTTGTGCCGGTGTTGAGCGGGAAGGACGACCAACGGGCGAATCTTTTCAAGGCTGCCCTCTGGCAGTTGATTCAATCTCGACACGCACACGACCAACTCCGACCGTTGGTCGCGGCGGCTCGCGCGGCGGATTTTGTGCTCGTATCTCCCGCTGGTTCCAACATCGGCATATACAAGGACTGGATGTATTTGTTTGTGCTGCTCGCGATGGTGCGATGCGGGGTGCGGCCAATCTTCTTCCAGAACACGGTGGGCCAAAGTAACTCGAAGATATTTGACCGCGTGGCTAAATATGTTCTGGCTAGATCTGAACTGTTTGTGCGAGAGCAGTCTTCAAAAGAATGGTTAGCGCGCCAGCACCTTCATTCATACCTCGGTGTTGATACTGCGCTCCTGCTCGATCCTGTTGCTAATGCAGTAACACGCGACGTTATCGCGGTCGTGCCCACCGCGCTGGGAAATTGGCATCGTGATTTCCGAGGTGCGGATGAGCGTGGGCTCTGGCGCGACGTGGTCGCAAATTCAGTTGCGAAGGCTGCGGTTAGCGAGGGATTGAGGGTCAGGGTCGTGCCTCACCTTTATGGTCCGCAGGCCGAACCTGAACAGCTGCAACAGTTGGCGGACGCGCTAGCTGGTCAAGGTTGTGTGGTGGAAATTGCGCCGGTTGCGTCGCTGTCCGATTACGTCGCCGAGCTGGCGAAGTCGCACATTGTTGTGTCGATGCGCTACCACGGACTGATTCTTGCGGCACTGAATGGCGTGCCATGCGTGTCCCTCGCGTACGAGAACAAGATGCTCGAGGCCGCCCGCTATCTCGATCAGCAACAACTATCGATTAGCGTTAAGGACCTTTCGGTCGAGAGGCTCGACTCATTGCTCGACCTCGCGTTGCGTTCGCGCGATGCTGTCGCGCAGCGCACTGCAGACGCGGTGCAGGCGGTTCGAACCGTCGCGCTCGGGCCGTTGCTCTCCATGCAGGCTCATCTTCGGCGTCGCAGCGGACGGTGA
- a CDS encoding glycosyltransferase → MREAQSDNIRGNLAGTGTGFIGLAVYRPSYELLARQIASIQKQTVCSWTCLIGIDGADMETRGIVDDLVGGDARFFVREYETNVGFYRNFERLLEGAPEGVSWVALSDQDDEWDPEKLERLLPGLAHADLVLGQVRVVDESRQDVGGVSARRSVSLASEFFDNQVTGSACAFRAQLLRIALPFPEATDLAFHDHWLGVCAASGAGFAVVDLPLQMYVQHQHNVIGEERRAGLMDRVARTRGRGRATSTGPWRYISQHRWGWRVNMARRLLQAPVELGRGNLEFVSAVAEGRFSAVLLRDMTTAVASRQAPLLRTLSLAIGSLHPSRFRRKR, encoded by the coding sequence TTGCGTGAGGCGCAGTCAGATAACATTCGAGGCAACCTCGCAGGCACAGGGACTGGGTTTATTGGTCTGGCCGTCTACCGGCCATCCTACGAGCTTCTCGCGCGCCAGATCGCATCAATCCAGAAGCAAACTGTCTGCAGTTGGACCTGCCTCATCGGGATCGACGGCGCGGACATGGAAACGCGTGGGATTGTCGATGATCTGGTTGGCGGTGATGCCCGCTTCTTCGTTCGCGAGTATGAGACGAACGTGGGCTTCTACCGAAATTTCGAACGGCTCCTCGAAGGTGCTCCTGAGGGCGTCAGTTGGGTTGCTCTGTCGGACCAGGACGACGAGTGGGATCCGGAAAAGCTCGAGAGGCTGTTGCCAGGCCTAGCGCATGCCGACCTTGTTCTCGGTCAGGTGCGTGTAGTGGATGAGTCACGGCAGGATGTCGGTGGAGTTAGCGCCCGACGTTCGGTGTCGTTAGCGTCCGAGTTCTTCGATAACCAGGTGACAGGTAGTGCGTGCGCGTTTCGTGCGCAGTTACTGCGGATCGCGCTGCCGTTCCCAGAAGCCACCGATCTTGCGTTTCACGACCATTGGTTAGGCGTGTGCGCCGCGTCAGGCGCGGGCTTCGCAGTGGTCGATTTGCCTCTCCAGATGTATGTGCAACACCAACATAATGTGATTGGCGAAGAACGGCGCGCAGGGCTCATGGATAGGGTGGCGCGCACTCGTGGACGTGGTCGGGCTACATCGACAGGTCCATGGAGATACATCAGCCAGCATCGATGGGGGTGGAGGGTCAACATGGCTCGCCGGCTGCTGCAGGCGCCTGTCGAACTAGGACGGGGAAACCTAGAGTTTGTCTCGGCCGTGGCAGAGGGGCGATTCAGTGCGGTTCTGCTCCGTGACATGACGACCGCAGTCGCGAGCCGGCAAGCCCCACTACTCAGAACGCTCAGCCTTGCAATCGGTTCGCTTCATCCTTCCAGGTTCCGGCGCAAGCGATAG
- a CDS encoding glycosyltransferase translates to MTSADLHNSQAPWCSIITVTFNSARTLRHFWSQVDLTSGVEWVVVDNASTDDTVLVARELGARVVQLEKNHGFSYANNVGYSVAESDFIAFLNPDVRPDQNALRILERAANENDAIVGPQLYNSDGTRQPNGRGFPTLAVKIRNRLRADDSQYLLYASGDAPRNVVWLMGAAVLGYRAQFDQFGAWDPRFFLYYEDSDLGLRSWRAGVPVMLIPRARMLHGWARETAGKFRLTPWLREIPSMIKFYWRYPRLLTNRNYAKRAHPRVTGAVFDT, encoded by the coding sequence ATGACTTCCGCAGACCTCCACAACTCTCAGGCCCCCTGGTGCTCGATCATCACCGTAACCTTCAACAGTGCTCGAACGTTGCGGCACTTCTGGTCTCAGGTCGATCTGACCAGCGGAGTTGAATGGGTCGTCGTCGACAATGCGTCCACGGACGACACCGTCCTTGTCGCCCGCGAACTCGGTGCGCGCGTCGTCCAGCTTGAGAAGAACCATGGTTTCTCTTACGCGAACAACGTTGGCTACTCCGTGGCAGAGTCCGACTTCATCGCCTTCCTTAATCCCGACGTCCGCCCGGATCAGAACGCGTTACGCATACTTGAGCGAGCGGCAAACGAGAACGACGCGATAGTCGGCCCGCAGCTTTACAATTCTGATGGAACTCGACAGCCCAACGGGCGGGGGTTCCCCACGCTTGCCGTGAAGATCCGCAACCGGCTGCGAGCGGATGACTCGCAGTATCTTCTGTACGCAAGCGGCGACGCTCCTCGTAACGTTGTGTGGCTCATGGGTGCAGCCGTACTCGGGTATCGAGCCCAATTCGATCAGTTCGGGGCATGGGATCCACGCTTCTTCCTTTACTACGAAGACTCCGATCTGGGGTTGCGGAGCTGGCGAGCTGGAGTGCCGGTCATGCTGATCCCTCGCGCTCGCATGTTGCATGGATGGGCGCGCGAGACTGCCGGCAAGTTCCGCCTTACACCGTGGTTGCGCGAGATCCCTTCCATGATCAAGTTCTACTGGAGGTATCCACGTCTCCTCACCAATAGGAACTACGCGAAGCGAGCGCATCCGAGAGTTACCGGAGCGGTGTTCGATACATAA
- a CDS encoding sugar transferase: protein MIAVVLGLYFWISRAAGAELDVVAWPAGPAVPYWVALVIIWVIWMLVLDAADSRDEHVVGHGITEYDRVFRGTLSAFAVTLAAAFFLRIDLARTIFLVAFPVGLILLMVVRWMWRQWLRRQQRVERFVHRAVVIGELRKSAHIIKTLHRTEDTGVKILGLLTEHSDGMMVEGVPVLGKFRDLERVVEQLSIDTVVLSGADEISPKVMRRIGWNMANQDVDWIVAPSLTDVAGPRIHSRPMAGLPLVHVDFPRLDGARRFLKRTFDIVGSSLLILLLSPVLIITAIAVKASSPGPVFYKQERVGRNRTHFDMLKFRSMVTDADAQLAALLEEQGRADQPLFKVENDPRITPVGRFIRKYSLDELPQLFNVLRGQMSLVGPRPQRDAEVALYDDAAHRRLLVKPGMSGLWQVSGRSSLSWEDTIRLDLYYVENWSFMQDIVILFRTFKAVVAPGASAH, encoded by the coding sequence GTGATCGCAGTCGTACTGGGGCTGTACTTCTGGATCTCGCGTGCCGCGGGCGCAGAACTCGATGTCGTCGCATGGCCGGCCGGGCCCGCAGTGCCCTACTGGGTCGCACTCGTGATCATCTGGGTGATTTGGATGCTTGTGCTCGATGCTGCAGACAGCCGGGACGAGCACGTCGTCGGGCACGGAATTACGGAGTACGACCGCGTCTTCCGTGGCACGCTGTCGGCGTTCGCTGTGACGTTGGCTGCCGCTTTCTTCCTTCGGATCGACCTGGCCAGAACCATCTTCCTCGTGGCCTTTCCCGTGGGTCTCATTCTCCTTATGGTCGTCCGGTGGATGTGGCGGCAGTGGCTGCGTCGCCAGCAACGCGTCGAGCGGTTCGTGCATCGGGCGGTCGTGATCGGCGAGCTCCGCAAGTCGGCGCACATCATCAAGACCCTGCACCGCACGGAAGACACCGGTGTGAAGATCTTGGGTCTGCTTACTGAGCACAGCGACGGGATGATGGTGGAAGGCGTGCCGGTGCTCGGCAAGTTTCGTGATCTGGAGCGCGTCGTCGAACAACTCAGTATCGATACTGTCGTGCTTTCGGGCGCCGATGAGATCTCACCCAAGGTCATGCGGCGTATCGGCTGGAACATGGCCAACCAGGACGTGGACTGGATCGTTGCGCCGTCGCTTACGGACGTTGCTGGACCACGCATCCATTCGCGTCCTATGGCTGGGTTGCCGCTCGTGCACGTCGACTTCCCTCGACTCGATGGCGCTCGGCGATTCCTCAAGCGCACCTTCGACATCGTCGGGTCGTCGCTGCTCATCCTGCTGCTCTCGCCGGTGCTCATCATCACCGCAATCGCCGTGAAGGCATCCAGCCCGGGACCCGTGTTCTACAAGCAGGAGCGGGTGGGGCGCAACCGCACGCACTTTGACATGCTCAAGTTCCGCTCGATGGTGACTGACGCGGACGCGCAGTTGGCTGCGCTGCTCGAAGAACAGGGTCGTGCAGACCAGCCGCTCTTCAAGGTGGAGAACGATCCGCGTATCACCCCGGTAGGAAGGTTCATCCGCAAGTACTCCCTCGACGAGCTACCGCAGCTGTTCAACGTGTTGCGCGGCCAGATGAGCCTCGTGGGGCCGCGTCCGCAGCGCGACGCCGAGGTCGCTCTCTATGATGATGCCGCGCACCGACGATTGTTGGTGAAGCCCGGCATGAGCGGTCTGTGGCAGGTCAGCGGACGATCGTCGCTCTCGTGGGAAGACACGATCCGTCTCGACCTGTACTACGTGGAGAACTGGTCGTTCATGCAGGACATCGTCATTCTCTTCCGCACTTTCAAGGCAGTGGTCGCTCCGGGCGCCAGCGCCCACTGA
- a CDS encoding DUF4012 domain-containing protein: MLLLQQAYEQMHTERSLSAAEDAESDTGDGDGVNDATSTRKRRRRRWPWIVLSILVVLILLAGVGLVFLLQAMQVRDDLQDAKARITEVVPLVKAGQTDAVAATASDVLELTQNADEIVDGPLWQIAAAVPFVGQNVAAVSETTKATHVLVRDAMPIALELLATLDVEKLRVEGGGINLQPFRDIQPKLPPIKAAFGEAKAHVDTIDRDAILPFVDENIGQLIDIIDQTTPLLTTVEKYLPDILSILGDGGERTYALLFQNNAESRATGGNPGAGAIMTITDGKVEMREDREVLRYYMAGQKGYSPQEIEAEEKQNLFEPDTGRYSQNFTRLPHFPDAASMFTGLWTDRTDGHLDGVISLDPVVLSYMLSVAGPVQIEGEREAVTAENAVSLLLFDTYERFGTDGLASDEYFAKVSSAVFKHVMGGGWDPVAMLEQLQKSAEEQRLYLWFTNESEQAMSIDLGLDGAVDATNEDSTQLGIYLNDASYSKLEYFLSTSMAVTCSAENRTVTTSITLNNAVPSADLNGYTLNWRGNKLGVPRTTMVFDVLSMALPGGQFVATEPAKGDKNGWDREGVYNGRAAKSLFITVPMGESRTVSFTSTVPEDATPPLSVRYTPTVTQTPVTIDASCGEMFPAGE; encoded by the coding sequence ATGCTGCTGCTCCAGCAGGCCTACGAGCAGATGCATACTGAGCGATCGCTGTCGGCCGCTGAGGACGCTGAGTCCGACACGGGGGACGGAGACGGAGTGAACGACGCTACTTCAACTCGTAAGCGCCGACGCCGGCGGTGGCCCTGGATCGTGCTCTCCATCCTTGTAGTCCTGATTCTGCTCGCTGGCGTCGGGCTGGTGTTCCTTCTGCAGGCGATGCAGGTTCGAGACGACCTTCAAGACGCGAAGGCCAGAATCACCGAGGTCGTGCCCCTCGTCAAGGCCGGCCAGACGGATGCCGTCGCGGCGACTGCATCCGATGTGCTCGAACTCACCCAGAATGCCGATGAGATCGTCGACGGTCCACTATGGCAGATCGCCGCAGCTGTTCCTTTCGTCGGTCAGAACGTCGCCGCTGTCAGTGAGACGACCAAGGCCACACACGTACTTGTCCGCGACGCAATGCCGATCGCCCTGGAACTGTTGGCGACGCTTGACGTCGAGAAGCTACGTGTCGAAGGTGGTGGCATCAACCTGCAGCCATTCCGTGACATCCAGCCGAAGCTCCCTCCTATCAAGGCGGCCTTCGGCGAGGCGAAGGCACATGTCGACACCATCGACCGCGATGCCATCCTGCCCTTCGTAGACGAGAACATCGGGCAGCTGATTGACATTATCGACCAGACCACGCCGCTCTTGACGACCGTCGAGAAGTACCTGCCCGATATCCTCTCGATCCTCGGTGATGGAGGTGAACGCACATACGCGTTGCTGTTCCAGAACAACGCGGAGAGCCGAGCGACGGGCGGCAACCCCGGAGCGGGTGCGATCATGACGATCACCGACGGCAAGGTGGAGATGCGCGAAGACCGTGAGGTGCTGCGCTACTACATGGCGGGTCAGAAGGGCTACTCTCCGCAGGAGATCGAAGCTGAAGAGAAGCAAAACCTCTTCGAACCCGACACTGGACGCTACTCGCAGAACTTCACGCGTCTACCGCATTTTCCCGATGCGGCAAGCATGTTCACTGGGCTTTGGACAGATAGGACGGATGGCCACCTCGATGGCGTCATCTCGCTCGATCCCGTGGTGCTGTCGTACATGCTGAGCGTCGCGGGCCCCGTGCAGATCGAGGGCGAGCGCGAAGCAGTCACTGCGGAGAACGCCGTGTCGCTACTCCTGTTCGATACCTACGAGCGCTTTGGCACCGATGGCCTCGCGTCAGACGAGTACTTCGCCAAGGTATCGTCCGCAGTCTTCAAGCACGTGATGGGTGGCGGCTGGGACCCCGTCGCCATGCTCGAGCAGCTGCAGAAGAGCGCCGAGGAGCAGCGACTGTATCTCTGGTTCACGAACGAGAGTGAGCAGGCCATGTCGATCGACCTCGGCCTGGACGGCGCAGTCGACGCGACCAACGAGGACTCCACGCAGTTGGGCATCTATCTCAACGACGCGTCGTACTCCAAGCTCGAGTACTTCCTCAGCACGTCGATGGCGGTCACATGCTCGGCCGAGAACCGCACCGTCACCACCAGCATCACCTTGAACAACGCCGTGCCGAGTGCGGATCTCAACGGATACACGCTGAACTGGCGTGGCAACAAGCTTGGCGTTCCGCGGACCACCATGGTCTTCGACGTGCTCTCGATGGCGCTTCCAGGCGGTCAGTTCGTCGCGACCGAGCCGGCCAAGGGCGACAAGAACGGCTGGGATCGCGAAGGCGTCTACAACGGCCGGGCGGCGAAGAGCCTCTTCATCACCGTGCCGATGGGGGAGTCGCGCACGGTGTCGTTCACATCGACGGTGCCTGAGGACGCGACGCCGCCATTGTCGGTGCGGTACACGCCTACCGTGACGCAGACGCCTGTGACGATCGATGCGTCGTGCGGGGAGATGTTCCCGGCGGGCGAGTGA